In Clostridiisalibacter paucivorans DSM 22131, the sequence GTTTAAATATGCACATAGATTTTGATGAGGCAAATGCGTGTAACTTTGAAAATGGCATTAAAGGAAAAATATTGACAGAAGAGGGGAAATGGCAATGATAGATTTTACAAATTCCGATAGTATAATCGCCCAATTGGAAGAGACTATTAAAAACCCTAAAAAAGTGAAGCAAGGAGAAGAATTGCTGGTAGGTGTGGATTTAGGTACAGCATATATTGTATTGGTTGTATTAGATAAGGACAAAAGACCAGTAGCATGTGAAATGGAATTTGCTCAAGTAATAAGAGATGGACTGGTTGTAGACTATATAGGTGCTATGAAAATAGTGAGAAGTCTTAAGGAAAGAATAGAAGAAAAGATAGGAGTAGAGCTTACCAAGGCAGCCATAGCAGTTCCACCAGGAACAGGTGAGAGGGACAGTAAGACCCATATGTATGTAGTACAGGGAGCAGGTATGGAAGTAACTAATATATTAGATGAGCCTACAGCTGCCAATGCAGTGCTGAATATAGATAATGGAGTTATTGTGGATATAGGTGGAGGTACCACTGGATTATCTATAATTGAAGATAGTGAAGTAGTATATGTAGCTGATGAAGCTACAGGAGGAACCCATTTAACATTGGTTATAGCTGGAAGTTACAAAGTTAAATTTGAAGAGGCAGAAAAATTGAAGACATCTTCGGACAAACAAGATGAAGTTTTTCCTGTGGTAATACCTGTAGTTCAGAAAATGGGAAATATAGTAAATACTCATATTAAAAATCATGATGCTAAAGAGATATATCTTGTGGGAGGTACTAGTTGTCTAAAGGGAATAGAGACAATTATAGAAAAAGAAACGGGAATAACTACTATCAAACCTAAAAATCCATTTTTAGTAACACCTTTAGGTATTGCTATGAATTGCAGGATATAAAGGATGTGATATTTAGATATGAATTCAATGGATACTAAAGAGCTGATTGAATATATAACTAGGGAAGTTATGAAGAGGATTCAAAACACTAATACAGATAAGTTGAATGAAAGAAAGGATAAGATTTTAACTGTAGATTTTTCAATAGAAAATGTATTGGAAAAAGTCAAGGAAGATTTTCATATAGATCATTTGGAAGATTTAAATGAAGATGTAGTTGTAGATTCCTATAAATATATTTTAATAGGGAGTATGACTAATAAGGAACTAGTTAATATTGCATTGGGATTGCCAAATGATAAAATCTCTTCCATTATAATAGACTTTATATTACAAGGCAAAAGGGTGTATGTGTTAAATGAAGGCATCAAATATCACAAATATAAGGACAGTTCCAATATACCATTTTATAATATGATGAAATCTTATGAAGAAAGGCTTGAAACCTTTGGAATAAATTTTGTAAATGAAAAAGAGATATCAGGATTGTTTGCTGATAATATGAGGGCAAAAGAGTCTGTTGATGAAAATGTTGATAAAAATAACCAATATGTAATTAAAGAAAAAATAGTGACGGAATCTCTAATAAGACAGATTCACCAAGGAGGATATACAGAGGTTGTAACAAATAAAGCCACTATAATAACTCCTTTGGCAAAAGACTATATAAGGACCAATGGCATTGGTATCTTTACCAAATAAATTTAAACGAGGAGGAAGGTATTTATGATAGTTGGAAAGGTAGTTGGAAATATATGGGCTACAAGAAAAGATGAGGCTTTAAATGGACTAAAGTTTTTAGTTGTAAAACCTTTAGATTATTCTTCGGGTAAAGACCTTCCTACTGTGGTAGCAGCTGATACCATTGGAGCAGGAATAGGAGAAACGGTATTAATAGTAAATGGTAGTTCGGCTAGAATGGCCTTAGGAAGAAAAGACATTCCCATTGATGCAATAATAGTTGGAATAATTGATGTAGTTGATGTAGAGGAAGATTAAATGGGAAAAGAGGTGTTGGTAGAACATGGATTTATTACAGAAAATATATGAAGCGGGAGTTGTGGGAGCGGGAGGTGCAGGATTTCCTACCCATGTAAAATTAGATTGCAAAGTAGAATACCTTATTATAAATGCAGCTGAATGTGAACCTCTATTAAATACAGATAAATATATCATGATGAATAGAGGGGAAGAAATAATAAAGACTGTAGAAGAGGTAGGAGAGTTTGTAGAGGCTAAACATCTTATTATAGCCCTTAAAGAAAAATATACAGAGGAAATAAATAGTCTGAAGGACATAATTAAAAGATTAAATTCAAATGTGGAATTATTCTATCTAGGTAATTACTATCCAGCAGGAGATGAGCAGATGATGGTATATGAAGTAACAGGTCGGTCTATTCCTGAGGCAGGGATACCATTGGATGTGGGTGCAGTAGTTACCAATGTAGGGACTATAGTCAATATTGGTGAAGCAATGAAGGATAATCCTGTTGTAGATAAGTGCATAACTGTAGTGGGAGAAGTAAATAATCCTACAATGCTTAAGGTACCAGTAGGTATATCGGTTAAAGAGTGTATAGATGCAGCAGGTGGCACTGATCTCAATGAATATGCTGTCATAATAGGTGGCCCTATGATGGGGACTATAATAGATGATAATGAAACCCATAAAAATCACATCAAAAAGACTGATGGTTCTTTGATAATATTGCCTAAAGATCATTATATAGTACAAAGGAAGAGGAAACCTCTTCAGACTATAATAAATGAAACTAGATCGGCGTGTATCCAATGTAGATATTGTACCGATTTATGTCATAGATATCTCATAGGTCAC encodes:
- the eutJ gene encoding ethanolamine utilization protein EutJ is translated as MIDFTNSDSIIAQLEETIKNPKKVKQGEELLVGVDLGTAYIVLVVLDKDKRPVACEMEFAQVIRDGLVVDYIGAMKIVRSLKERIEEKIGVELTKAAIAVPPGTGERDSKTHMYVVQGAGMEVTNILDEPTAANAVLNIDNGVIVDIGGGTTGLSIIEDSEVVYVADEATGGTHLTLVIAGSYKVKFEEAEKLKTSSDKQDEVFPVVIPVVQKMGNIVNTHIKNHDAKEIYLVGGTSCLKGIETIIEKETGITTIKPKNPFLVTPLGIAMNCRI
- a CDS encoding EutN/CcmL family microcompartment protein, with the translated sequence MIVGKVVGNIWATRKDEALNGLKFLVVKPLDYSSGKDLPTVVAADTIGAGIGETVLIVNGSSARMALGRKDIPIDAIIVGIIDVVDVEED
- a CDS encoding 4Fe-4S dicluster domain-containing protein, which encodes MDLLQKIYEAGVVGAGGAGFPTHVKLDCKVEYLIINAAECEPLLNTDKYIMMNRGEEIIKTVEEVGEFVEAKHLIIALKEKYTEEINSLKDIIKRLNSNVELFYLGNYYPAGDEQMMVYEVTGRSIPEAGIPLDVGAVVTNVGTIVNIGEAMKDNPVVDKCITVVGEVNNPTMLKVPVGISVKECIDAAGGTDLNEYAVIIGGPMMGTIIDDNETHKNHIKKTDGSLIILPKDHYIVQRKRKPLQTIINETRSACIQCRYCTDLCHRYLIGHKLRPHKVMRNIGMSEQDEEIMKEALICCECGICELYSCPMGLSPRLVNVYVKGELRKKGIRPEKGSTDIESRDMIEYRKIPTTRLMARLDILKYYNQNIDDIKELFPKEVTIPLSQHIGKPASAVVKVGDNVSKGQLIGKVERNDMGANVHATIDGKVLEVSDKVIIQREDNGVIL